The Spea bombifrons isolate aSpeBom1 chromosome 4, aSpeBom1.2.pri, whole genome shotgun sequence genome segment TccggactgtgtgaccctgagaatctgcccctttaccccAGGTCCCCAGGTACCCCGAGCATTACAGAGGAAGTACATTTGTTAGATTTTGGGGGTAAAGATAAGGAGATGTCACTATTCCAAAAAACTTACATTTTTCCCTGCCAGAGACTTGAAGAAAACATCAAAAGAGTTAAATTGTTTGTTTACGCTGGAAGCAAACATTTAATGGCCACGGTCTGCTAAGATTTTAATGAAGCGCTAATTAAGGGCTAACAGAATTAGAGACGATACCGCTAAAGAGAGCTGACCACACGCAGGGAGAAAACCTTAAAGGGGGAACCTCACAGAAAAAATTAATTACAcctttcaaattaaaaataccttctcaatcagctcagtgtggtgactcaacagggaaagtcacccaaaatatcacatggccgacaacaatggccgcctccgggtctgcagataaaggacgtTTATTGGAGGAAAATGGGATGGTAAAATGCAGCGCtgtgttttaaatacatatttccaCCGGACTTCgcctttaaatattatgttctcCATGCATATAACTGGGTTACATGGCTGCATCTTGAAATGAAAGGAACCGGGtacttgttttatatagcgccaacatattccgtagcgctgtacaaagggtagagtCTAATGCACTCTGGATTGGGTTTGCATGGGAAGATACGGATCCAGCCCTTGCCAGATTATCTCTAAAATGGATCGTAAATCTAGGAGGACGCCGCTGTAAATGAGTCCTGGGACCGCCGGCGTCCCCTCACAACGCAGCCGCTCGCTGGGACAGCTCTGCTGCTGCGGATAATCACAGGCAGGATCCATAACTCGCTCTTTGGGACGGTGCCAGCTTTTTATTCAGGTTCAGCCATTTCGTGGAATATTTATAGCACCCGATCAGTCACAGAGAGATGGGGGCTGGGGGGGGAGGACGACGACGTGCACACTCCTGCCGCACCTCGCACACGGCATTAATGCTGAACACGGCTCTGCAGTCCAGCACCCGGCAGGCGAGAGATACGGCGTATACCGCACACAACGTTATCCGCTTTACCGCCAACGAGAAAGATCCCGAGCTTTACAGATCACATCCCATACAACAGCGCTTCCTTAGCTATAGGTCAGCGACTTATCTCAGGTCCCCCAAGGCTGTTATTCATCAACGTCTTGTACATACGTGTAACGGATACGACATCACGGATCTAATCACTCTAACACATCGCCCTGGTATAGATATATGTTAACAAGAAACCAAAGCATCTAGCGGGAGAAAATCAAACGAACTCGATGAGACGACGGCTCTTTAAACTTGGCCGGCCAATCGCCTTCAGAATCTACCTGAAGCCTACAGGGTTTGCAAGGGACTTAAAGATCTTCGAGAACAGCCCGAGCAAAGCGAATCATGGATTACGGGCAAGAGCTTCCAATCGCAGCGGTGCATTCTAAGACGGTGCAAATGTTTGTAACTAAGGTGGCTCCTAGATTATGGAATTCTCGGTATTTTAATAGTTGGACGAAGATCAGAGTGACGATCGTTAGAGTTCCGATACATTGTTGTGTAGGTGGTGCGGAGCGCCACCACGCCAACCCACAAAACCAAGACAGGTGCCAACAGTTATTTATAACTCTGTCCCTCGCAGGCATTCTGTCGATCGCTTGTGGAGAATTCAAACACAGCCTGAAGAGGATGAGGGCGATACGACTGTACGACCGCCATCCACGTTAGATAAGAACACAAACGTCAAACACATACGAAACTTCTCCATTTCCAAATATCTGGATAGTACTCAGCTTACGCTATGTTTTCACCGCATATATCGCTTATTTTAACCCATATGAGCCCAGTAACGTAGATGCAAAGTAACAGAACGCTGCAGAACCTTGTAATGACTTTGTATCGGACTAAGAATACTTTGTAACGAGAAGATAAAGGGAAGACTCCTGAAAGCAAGTCAAAAGCGAAGGGTGCACACCATCACGTCGGCTGAGGTAGCGTTATGATTTAGGAACGCGATAAGACCTAAATTAAGCATGGCTGGGCTTGtctatattttaacataattggggtttattcactaaatggagttTGCGATACAGGGTCATCCagtcttcctgcagcagaagctcaccagGCTTGGACCTTCATGACGTACAGAGATGTCAAGGAGTTGGAACCACAGCTCTTCCTTGCATTAAAGGGAAATTGTGTTTCAGTTTGTGGACTTCGGGGACATGCCCGCGTGTTACATCGGTAGCCGTGTCGCCGGTATGTTCATTGACCGTTCCACGCGTGTGCTCCTGAAGAGAAGCCATGAGAAACCTACTTGTAGTATGCAAGTACGCAGCTCTGCACCCAATCCAGGAGACATTAAACGCAGCCGTATATTACGAGCCAAAGAAAGAAACGCATTGAAGCACATGTCCAAAATGTCtcaacataatttatttttttacgttAAAATGTACAGTTTTCATTTCTGAAAGCACTTACTAGAAAGGAGAAGAGTAGAGAGGACAAAGGGGGGTGAAAGTCTTATTACATACAAACCAGACCGGGGCAGTTAGAACCCACAGCGTCAAGAAAAGGCCGgaggaagaaaatatatatatatatttataaaaacaaaataaaaacaaaaaaagggttgaaaataaaaccattttgaGTATGCCTTTGATAAAAACCATCGGTAGGCGTGGAAGAGAAGAGAAGTGAGATTGCATACGTGTAACCACGGACCCTTCACGTGTTCGACCAGGAATGCCGATATCACAGGACAGCCATAAAACGGGGCACAGAATAGTGTCTGGAAGTGCatactgtttaaccccttcagtgctaGAGGGCCCTAAACACACCAAGAGACGGACACTCTGGGGCTCCCCAGTCAATGGCTGGTCATAGGATCATGAGAGTTGTAGCTTAAAATGTATGAAGGAAGTTTAGGAGTACAACAaacatgttacaaatgtaaataCGGCCCCCCTCTTTGGGACACACCGGGTTAGTGCCCACCGCACCAAAACATCTGCCCCCGCGCGGCCTGGTTACAGAAATACCAACATATCCCCAGATTACTTCGCctgccttttttaaaattttacatttaatgacaCAATAAACCAAATCCACTTAAAAATGGTGATGGCGGTGATGCTCGGGCTGGTAGCATGCGTGCATATTATGGGGGGGGCAAATACTGAGAGGTGGGGGCGCAGACCGGCAGCATACGGGAAATAGTTCTGCCCCGACACTTCGCACGATCGCATCCAACACAAATACGTACGCTTCTGCATATGGAGACTAACGCGTTCTTTATGACATTCCAGCCTCTAACGCCATCTATTTATCCAAATGGAAAAATACATGGGTGAAGACCATGCCCCAAATATTTACCCCCCCAAGGAGTAGCGGAGCCAAAGGTTTGTGAATGGGGCGGTGTCCATTACCATCAACCAAAGGAACGATGATGTAGGTTGAATGTATATTTTAGGATGGGTAAGCAGGGTAACGGACAAAAGATTCTAGTGAAAGCTGCCTTAAGTCTTGCTCGCCTCGCTGTCTCCCCAAGTAGACGAATCTCCAGGTTAGCGGCAGAGGACGTCAGATCGGGGCCCATACGCCACGGTGTATCTCTGCGGAGAACCGGCGAAGGGACGGGGCAGCAGATCTGGGGACTCGCGCCGTACGTCATCAGAATACAAACACTGGGATCTCCGACACGAGTACAGCACGGTCGCCGGCTAAACACCCCTCTATTCTTCATCGAGCGGACCATTAAAAGcaattttagtaaatatacaCGCGCTCTGACCGGATGCACTCGAAGTCGATAACGATACAtctagaaaatgttaaaaacgcCAGGATTAGGGCATCCCGCGGCTCTACAACTCAGAACACCCTCTGCCAACAGCCACTTCGGACTAGAAAGGGAGGCGGGTGACGTTCTGGACCATACCATGTGAGTTTATAGGTTTTGATCATGCTCGGCAGAGGGCAGGTGCATTGTCCCGATGCTACCCTCCCCAGGTATTTAAAAGTCTCTTCTCTTCCACATCACTCGGGAGGTGGGGGGGTAGgagcgagagaaaaaaaaaatatagaggaGCGGACGCACGCTGAAAGTATACAATTGTCGCAGCTGTGTTGAAGCCCGCGACGGAATAAGGCTACAgggttagaatttttttttgtctttaaaatttttcttttaaactcgATTGCTAAAAACAAGATTTTCCTATTTCCGTGCGATTTTCCgctaaactgtttttttttttgttttttttttaatatctgctatattttttttttttttgctttccgttgtatacatatatatatataaaaaaaaagttggaaagGGGGATAAGGTGGAATCTTTTTTCCGCCGACACTTTTGTATAAACTGGAGAGAGTGAAAGATAAAAtgaatagaaaaacaaaaaaaaaaaaaacctttctacagaaaagaaaaacaagttaaccccacaaaatattattttttttgtaaggaggaaataaaataacaataaaaaacatataatattaaatcTACAGCAAAGGGATACAAGGGAGAGGGAATAAAAGTCCTGTCAGTATAAAAGGCCGTATTTATAGTCTGCATGAGAACGCCGATGGGTAGAAGAGAAGCggtgccccccacccccctcaTCTCCGCATGTAAGGAGAGTTGAGAGTTTGTTTGGGTACAGCAGGGGAATTCATATAGGAGTGGTGAGGGGGTGGTGTGTACATCATATTTCCATGGGGATTCGGCTGCATAGGTTGTTGGGTATAGGCCTGGGCACCCATCATGCCCATGCCAACCTGCATGGGATACTGTGTTGTCTGGTTCATATAAGCTGCGTTGCTGTGATAAGAGCTGTTGACCATAGGCTGGGACATGCGGTAGCCGCCCATGGCATTGAGCGGGTTCATGGTGTTGACGTTGTATGGCGATGTGGACATGAGGTTGACGCCCATGTTCATGCTCCGCTGGACGGTGAGTGCCCGGGCAGATGGCTGCATGCCCGGCGTGCTGCGCCCGTATAGCTGCTGCTGGTGAGGGGATGGAGCCGCAGGCAGTGGGGCAGATTTGGAGCGAATGGATATATGCCCCTTGACGGGCATCTGGCTCTGAATACGCTGGCTATGAGGGATGCCCAAGTTGCCCGCTGACATGTTGCACTGAAGGAGGTTCATTGAAGGGGGAGGTGTCATGGTGGCTTGTGCTTGGGGTGCTCCCGCCAGGGGGTGGGAGGAGGTGAGCTGGGAAAGGCCTGAATTGGAAAGGGACACACTGTTTGCATAGGAGGTGACGGCCTGAGCATGGCTGTAAGGCATAGCATGAGGGTCCATGATAGTGTTGGTAAGTTGCTGCAGCTTGGCCAAGCTGAAGGTGGCTGAGGGCTGGGAGTAACCCCCGGCACCAAAATCCCCCGGGTAAATGCTGAGGTTGCTACCATTGCTCTGGTCTGGTATCTCCATAATCATGGGTGAAGGTCCAAAGCTGTTGTTCATGCTGCACTGGGACATAGGGGGCTGTTGCTGAGGGGGAGGCTGGGGCTGCTGCGGGGGCAACGGAGGCGGTGGAGGGGGTGGCGGTGGCGGCTGGCTGTTGCTGCTGCTAGGTGGCCGCTCCGAGGCACAGCTCTGAGGCGACTTTATACAGGCTTGCGTTGTCTGCATCATGCTTGCCATCCCAGCCATTTGCTGGCttacagcacagccattctgtGCCAGACTAGCCGAGGAAGGCATTCCCCCGGCGCCACCGGCATTGCCACCGCTGGCATATGAACAGCTGCTCTGCGAGGAAATGCTACCACCTCCCATGCTAGAGTCATAACTGCTGGGGTTCTCATAGTTCTCAGTTGTGCTCTCAATGCTCCCCAAGTCACTGAATCCACTATCAACAACCTGCTGAGAATGGTCTGAAACAGACGGTACATCCATCATAGGGCTGGTCGTTTCAAGATTCTGCATAGAAGGCGCAGAGAGGGATCCTGCGTCTGGGCTGATCTGCGGATACCCACTAGCTCCGTTGTTTTCCAAGGCTGGTGGAACGCAAGGACTGCTAGCCGAGCGCACAGACTGGCTGGGGTGGGAGTGTACCGAGGAGATCGGGCTGCCGTGGGCTGAAGGATGGCACTCCTCAGACAAGCCCAGCTGAGGGTCCTCCTCTGCCTGCGTGAAACTCTGCAAAGTCTGGCAGGCCGTTAGAGTTTCATCTTCACAGTCGCCATACGCGGCATCGTCTCGGTCACTGCCCTCTTCCTGCGTGAGCGACTGCACTGCCTGCACGGTCTCCAAATCCAGCTCTGTGTGGGGGATTTCTTCTTCACCCTCTCCttcctcgtcctcttcctcctcctccttttgCTGTTCATCTACCTTCTGTTggctctcttcttcttcctcctcctctagACAAGGAGGGTCAGGCATGTCTGTGGCCTCTTGCCCActctcctctttttcttcctcttctctgCAACTTACAATACTTGGTTCCTGTGGAACCGGTTCCTCGGGGGCAGGTCCCTGCTCTAACTCCTCACTCTCATCTACCTCTTTCACTCCGTCATCCTCATCATCGGCATCATGGTCTTCGTGCTGGTTAGACGCAGTCGCGGTGGCCTCCTTTTCTTCAGctctctcctcttcttcttgccCAATCTCTTCTGCCACGGGTTGTGCCTCCTCTCCAGCTTCTGTCTGCCTCTCTGGAGACGCTGGATGGTTCTCAGCTTCCCGAGATGAGCCGCCAcaactactactgctgctgctttcAGAAGGGGATGCTGGCTGTATGGTATCATTAACcgtttcctcctcctcttctctaGTCTTCTCAACCACAGCTTGCCGCTCCTCCTCCTCTTGATCTTTTCTCTCCAGAAGTTCTTCTTCAGGAGGCTCTTCTTCCCTGGTCCTTGTCTTGCGGATTGGCCTGGTGGGTGGAGGATGGATGGGTGCTGGTGGAGGAGGATCGCGGTTGAGTTTGAAGCCAGGTTTCCGTCCAGGACGCTTCTTCCAGTGGAGGGGCTTCCTGCTCTTGCCCTTGGGCCaccctttcttttttatagGGGCAGGTGCACAGGGTTCGGGTACAGAGACGCTCTGCTCTGTGGAACGCACAGTCGAGGCAGGGGGTTGATTTGGTGGCcctgaaacaaaaacacaaaaaaaatatattaaggaCTTAAAATTACTTAACGTAAAGCTAACTTTAAAATGAGAGAATTGTGTGATTGCAGCCAAGGCCTTTTCCCGTACCTTGTGATTGCTCGCTGTTCAATCTCCTCTTGTTTAATGGGCGGTTACGCCTCAGAAGGGTATGAGGGGTGAGGTAGGGGAAGTAACCTTGGGTGAAAGGTACCCCATTGCCCTCCTCAGGCTCCAGCCTAGGCATTGGCCTCTCAGAGTCCGAATCAAAGGGCTCGTCCAGAACCTGGGTGGTCTCTGAAATGGTCTCGGTAACGACACTGCTGTTATGGCGGTGCTTGCGCTGGCGCACTCGGCGTCTCCTGTGCGGCCCGGGCTTCTGGAACACAAAAGGGAAATAGAAGATTAGGTTCAAATtagacatttaaacaacaaaaattttaaaatgtttgtgtgcGACAAAAGTTGATACTAAATGGTTGTTGTCACAGAAACTGAAAAGGCTCCTTAAAAATGTGGGTTGTTCTTATGTTAAATTATGGGATAAATGTATGAAGAATATATTAACAATCAAATCAATGAGTGCTTAATTAGGAAAACACTGACATAGGATGAAAAACCACTTGAGTGGCCTCTTATATGTTGGCATAAAAACACTTTTCATGTGTGTAATGTGATAACGCCATTAAATACAGGCCGAGAGACCAGGGATTATTTCGGAcaagggtttttgttttttatacgaACCTTGCGTTTAAGTGTGGGTTTGGTAAGTGTAGGAGGGGAATCAGAGCGAAGACTATGGTTCTCCTCTTCCTCATCGTCGTCGTCGTCATCCTCTTCCTCCTCGCTGCTTTCACTGAATCTTCTCAGCTGTGGGCGCTCACTTTCAAAGCGCTGCGACAGTCTCTCCTGATGCTCCAAAAAGTCTCTACGCAAAAGAGGGGTCGCCAGCCTCTTCAGTCTACCCCTCCGAGATACAGGACGACCCCTTTCCCCGTTGCGTCTAGGAGGGCCAGTAGGTTCCCTGGCCAGAAGTCGCAGAAGATCGGCGGCCCTGTTAGTAGCTCCAAGGCCACGGCCTCGTCGACCACGTCTGCCTCTGCGACCTCTCCCCGGCTGTCTATTGGCTGGTAAGCTTTCACGAAAGAGATCCTGAAGCTGAAGAGGGTTTGGGTAGCGAGATGGCGGAGACGAGGAGCGAATTGGAAGCGGTGGTGGACTCTTTTCTTTCTCCAAGACAGGACAAGTGTCTCGCTCCTTAAAATCCTTAAAGTCCATGCCTCTCAGGATCTGCTGCTACGGGTAAACGGTACGAGAAACGGTGTTAAAATTGATGCATTGAATAAGATTAAGTGAGATTACAACCTAAAAAGTATTATCTAGAAACTGTGGAGAGATTTATTTCCTTGGGCTCCATAACCATttcaaaacaaactataaaagACATGTACTTTTGCTCGCTTTTACATGCGCACTTCACACAGCCGCCATCACAACCTCTGTGCAGTACTTACACCGTTGTCCTTCAGCCTCTGCGGATGTTCTTCGTCCTCTTCCTCTTCGGACTCCTCTTCATCATCCGATACTACAGAATTCGTGACAATAACCGGGGTCCACCTCAGAGCCTCGGGGTCCACTTCCACTTCCCGCGGCCGGGCCTGCAAGCGGCTCATGTGGGTCTGGATCTGCTTTTCCCGACGTACCAAAACAACCCTGAACGAGTAAATATTACGCCAGATGTTAAAAAGAGACAGGCTAGACGTGAATAAGACTCAAAAAAGAAAGTGCAATTCAGGAATAAGACAGGaatataatggggggggggcgaaagGCATAAAAGAAAAAGTTACATGAGACACGAGAGCAGGGATTTACCGATCTCCTCGCTGCTCCAACATGCGCAGTTGCTGCAGGGTGGCGGCAATGTCCTGGGGGCAGATACCAGTAAGCTTGGTAAGTTTCTTGATGCTCAGTTGCCGATCGCGGTTGTGGTGCAGACACTCAAGTATCACGCTTTTCCAGTACGCCATGTATGACAGCCGTCCGAGATCAGACAGCGGCTTTTCGGGAGAACCAGCTTGTCCCTCCCGCTTCGACAGGAGGTAACCTTTAAAGATAAAACATGTTAGGAAGGAACCAACATTTAACAGGCAAACGAGAATCAAATTGGCGAGTCTGTGCTCAACCAATAGCAACTTGGGTTGTTAAATACTTTTGTTCAATGCATATATCAGTCATAAACGTCGTGCACCCTCCCCTCCGTCGTCAAAACTCAGACCTGCCACCAAAGGACGAGTCGGAGCCATTTTCTCAGCATACCCCACAATACTACTTTGCCATTAAGAAGAGGTCAGCGTTTCTTACTGAAGTCTATGAGAAAGCGGCCGTATCCTTTCCTCTGGTACTGAGGGAGGATCATGATGCAGGACACGTTGTACTTCTGCTGGCAGTGTTTCTCCTGAAGAGACGAATACAACGTTACAGGTGAGAGAATGGACAATTTCCCAACATTATGCGCTAGGACACTGAGCAGTCTACATAATctttgggtttttgttttactaAACTACACTCCTTTCTGTCCCAGAGATACCAATTTCCTATTTCTAAGTAAAAAAGGAGCACGGCAGACACTCGTCGAGCAGACCTCGTGGAGCAGAGTTGACGTCATGCAACATGGCACAGCTTAAAATACTTGGCACATCTTCTCCATTTTTAGCACCAAATCATTATATGTCccatgatcccccccccccatcgtcCTGCCTGTCCAAACATGCTAAAAACATCCGTGTGTTCCCTGTGCGGAAAGAACAGCCAGATCTTGGCACCCCACCTCTACCAGGAGCACCCTGGATCAGTCAGACCAATATCCCGTCTGCCCCGGACACAGATACGCAGGAATAATGGAGACTCCTTATCGGGGCGCTTCTGGGAAGATAGCTGCTTCATCGCATTTGTCTAGACCTCCAGAATAGGATGAAGAACTCAACGTGTGGTCTGACCTACAATACAGCTCAGCAAGAAAACTGTGTCTCCGCCATACAATCACGAGTCCCCATTACTCTTCCCCGTCAGCCTTCCACCTGGAATGAGCTTCAGGAGAAATACCGCTGCCCGTGTAACCTACTTTGAGAAGCCCCCGCTCGGTAATTAAAGAACAGGTGCAGGCGAGGTGGGCCGTGGAAGCTCACCTTGGAGAAATATCCAACAAGATGACAGCCCTTCGCGTCGTTCTGCGTCAGCACGTAGAAGAGGAAAGGCTCCACGTCGTAATACAGAGTCTTGTGGTCCAAAAAGAGCTTCGCCAGGAGGCAGAGGTTTTGGCAGTAAATGGTGCTCACCTTTCCATCCACCTGAAGTAAAGGAGGATCCACAAAATTTCATAAGAGTCAAAGGAACAAGCAGAATGTGGAAAGGAAGCTACCGGAGACATCAAATGAATGAAAAACCGAACAAAAAATAGGAACAAgactgttaaaaaaagaaaaacaactgaCATGGGGGGGGTAACACACTATGGGGAAAAATTTCGGGGAAGAACAGCTGTTGTTATTCACTGCGCTCACCTCAAAGACTGAAAGGTTGTCCTTGCGGTAGATTTCGTTGGCAGGCGGATGGTACCAGCTGCATTTCTTGGTATGTTGCTGCAGCATGGTGCGGCTTTTCATGTAACGGAGGCAGAACTCACACAGGTACAGTTTGGGCAGcctgtcgggggggggcagaaacagATCATTGCAGTCACAAATTAAAGTAACGACGAGTCGTCTCGTTGTAGACGGTGCATCCGGAACGGACGCCCGCTCTACTCCAGGAAGAAGGCGCTTTAATAAGTTAGGCAGGTGGAATCTTAGGGACGCCTCACCTTGTGTACTCTTGCGGGTAGGGCGAGGAGTACCACGTCTGGATCTCGTACTTCCCAAACTCTATGACTGATGGGCAGCGCATCTGTGGGTCCGGAGGTCCACTGACTCCAACTCTCtacaagagaaagcagaaaataCATACATCATATGCTCAGAGGTTCGGCGAAATCAGGATATCAGAAAAGAGGAGCGGAAGTTAGCAAATCCGACATCGCCATTTCAGCGGCAACAAAGAAACAGACGATCGCAATCATGGACCTTACAGACTCCATGTAGTCCTCCTAGCCTGTCTGTATTATCCAAATACTCCAACTACCATTCTACCCGGCACGTCTCGCCGCTTATACGTCTGGCGTTAATTCGTTCTCCTTTCTGTCGCTATTACGTTTTCCGTATAGTTACCGACAGCTCCAGCCATCGCTCGGCGGTACGCATTTAACCAAAGACACAAAAAACACCGAAAGCTTCCTGAAAGCCGAGGAAGAGCTAGAATGTTGCCCTCTCCGCAACGTAATAAGTTAAATGTACACGCCAAAGGCACGCATGTACCGGTTTAAAAAGCGCACACACACTGCGCATGTTTCTCTGTGCCAATGTTATGTCATCAGCCATAAAGGCGACTGACCTGAACGAGGTGCCGGGGGGCTCGGACTTCTCTCTCGGACCCTTCCTCCAGCTGGATGCCGAGGGTCAGAGCGCTCGCAGGACTCCAATACAGCTGCTTACACATGGCGCTAAGCGTCTACTAAAGTTGGGGGACGCGAGGAGCCTTCGTCGCCCTCCCCTTTCCTCCCTCTAATCTTCAGTCTTGtttgtctctctccctcacatTGACCTCCCCTGggctctctcctcctcctctccctccccctccacCCTGTGACTAGGTGACAGGAGCCGTGGATTCTCCCGTGGGTACGAGCacagctggatggaaactacgATTAACCAAAGGAGTACCAGACGAGTGACCAAGAAAGCGAGACTGACGGAGGATAACGAGGGACATCATTTCCAACAAATAATGATTTAAGCAACTCAAGTTTGtgccgggaacacttaattgtcatgtgacacaaaagcaggtacCAGCAATACTGAAAATGGTTcttatgttgtttttattctCCGCGGGGAAAAAGCAAAGCTGTAGATCGGCTAAAGTTTGCTGAACAAATGATGATGACGTCTCTAAGTGGAACAAGTGCTTTAAAAACGTGCGCAGCGCGGTCAGTGCCCCGCGTCACACCCGAAATATTCCACTCCATTCCAGATTAAAAGCGCCCGCCAGATCTGACCTTGTTAGAGTATTTAGCGAGATCTTGGCGAAGCCATGCAACCAGGTGCCGGCGACAACCTTAAAATAAAGCATCGTTTACAAAAACAGGTCTGCCAGAGACATGAAACCgagaaacaaacagaaaaagatAGATCTAAGAGCTGGGATTAAATCCACAAAGATTACCACATCAAATcccacaaaataatttattacgcCATTAGATCGGGGCTACCAATACCCGAGAAGAGAAGAAACACAAAGTAGAAAGCCAGACAGAGGTGTTTAAGAGCCAAAGGAACAAAGAGAAACGTCCTTGGAAGCAGATGTCAATTCACGAGCTCTAAAGCCGTCGGTCCGACACTCGCAGATGACGGGAGGTGAAGTCAACAGCAGCTGCCGATGCACCAACCGGGCTGCCGAGGATCCGTTAGGGCAAAGTAAACCAGAAGTCAATAAATCCCTCCAGAAGGCCTTAATGCACAAGAGCCGTGAGTCTCAGACATTGTGGAGTACTCGGCCGCCAAGAGCGCAAGTCCTTGAGGGCTCCTGAAGCGGTGGCTTTTTGTCATCACAGATGAGAGCTGCCCAGCAGAGCCATAAATTCTCTCCGTGTCTCGCTCCCTCCCGGCACACTACACCCACGCCGGCTCAAACACTCCATCCCAACCGGATCGCCGAAAACCCTCACCTCCCTGGTACCGCCAAGATCAGGGAGATTCTGCcacaagggctgagctggccctgcatgatgcataGCATAATA includes the following:
- the KAT6A gene encoding histone acetyltransferase KAT6A isoform X3 → MLFCDSCDRGFHMECCEPPLTRMPKGMWICQICRPRKKGRKLLHKKAAQIRRRYTNPIGRPKNRLKKQSATTKGPFGKGRGNPGRGRKRKLSSCTSSSSSEEDSRSSDPSVSSGTAVPFNKKTKGLIDGLTKFFTPSPDGRKARAEALDYSLQRSRKRGPRKSGQGDWDNQDGWDSKLDGDDQLGMMSEKEIELFQNIQEQALQRVGVSGPPDPQMRCPSVIEFGKYEIQTWYSSPYPQEYTRLPKLYLCEFCLRYMKSRTMLQQHTKKCSWYHPPANEIYRKDNLSVFEVDGKVSTIYCQNLCLLAKLFLDHKTLYYDVEPFLFYVLTQNDAKGCHLVGYFSKEKHCQQKYNVSCIMILPQYQRKGYGRFLIDFSYLLSKREGQAGSPEKPLSDLGRLSYMAYWKSVILECLHHNRDRQLSIKKLTKLTGICPQDIAATLQQLRMLEQRGDRVVLVRREKQIQTHMSRLQARPREVEVDPEALRWTPVIVTNSVVSDDEEESEEEEDEEHPQRLKDNGQQILRGMDFKDFKERDTCPVLEKEKSPPPLPIRSSSPPSRYPNPLQLQDLFRESLPANRQPGRGRRGRRGRRGRGLGATNRAADLLRLLAREPTGPPRRNGERGRPVSRRGRLKRLATPLLRRDFLEHQERLSQRFESERPQLRRFSESSEEEEDDDDDDEEEENHSLRSDSPPTLTKPTLKRKKPGPHRRRRVRQRKHRHNSSVVTETISETTQVLDEPFDSDSERPMPRLEPEEGNGVPFTQGYFPYLTPHTLLRRNRPLNKRRLNSEQSQGPPNQPPASTVRSTEQSVSVPEPCAPAPIKKKGWPKGKSRKPLHWKKRPGRKPGFKLNRDPPPPAPIHPPPTRPIRKTRTREEEPPEEELLERKDQEEEERQAVVEKTREEEEETVNDTIQPASPSESSSSSSCGGSSREAENHPASPERQTEAGEEAQPVAEEIGQEEEERAEEKEATATASNQHEDHDADDEDDGVKEVDESEELEQGPAPEEPVPQEPSIVSCREEEEKEESGQEATDMPDPPCLEEEEEEESQQKVDEQQKEEEEEDEEGEGEEEIPHTELDLETVQAVQSLTQEEGSDRDDAAYGDCEDETLTACQTLQSFTQAEEDPQLGLSEECHPSAHGSPISSVHSHPSQSVRSASSPCVPPALENNGASGYPQISPDAGSLSAPSMQNLETTSPMMDVPSVSDHSQQVVDSGFSDLGSIESTTENYENPSSYDSSMGGGSISSQSSCSYASGGNAGGAGGMPSSASLAQNGCAVSQQMAGMASMMQTTQACIKSPQSCASERPPSSSNSQPPPPPPPPPPLPPQQPQPPPQQQPPMSQCSMNNSFGPSPMIMEIPDQSNGSNLSIYPGDFGAGGYSQPSATFSLAKLQQLTNTIMDPHAMPYSHAQAVTSYANSVSLSNSGLSQLTSSHPLAGAPQAQATMTPPPSMNLLQCNMSAGNLGIPHSQRIQSQMPVKGHISIRSKSAPLPAAPSPHQQQLYGRSTPGMQPSARALTVQRSMNMGVNLMSTSPYNVNTMNPLNAMGGYRMSQPMVNSSYHSNAAYMNQTTQYPMQVGMGMMGAQAYTQQPMQPNPHGNMMYTPPPHHSYMNSPAVPKQTLNSPYMRR